From Piscinibacter gummiphilus:
CGCGAAGGCCTGGCATTGCAAACCGCAGCGCACAGCTCCACTTGGCATTTCGGGGAAGAAAAGACGTGGGCCGCTGATCTAGATACCGGAGTAATAGTCTTTTCCTTTGCAGACGGCACAACAGCCAAGGCTCAACTCCAGGTTGTTGGTACCTACAACACAGTCGATGGCACGTTCCTCTGGGCATGGGATCACCCATCGGTACCAGAGGCTCTTAGAAGGCATGCAGCCTTGGCAAAACAATGGGGAGAGAAACACGACCTACCGGCGTTCATCTCCCGGAAGATTGAATGCACGGAAGACGATGCTTGGAGCTACGCAGCCGTGACGAATCGCCTGGCCAATGCAAACGGTGTCTATCGCGGCCCAGCTGGCACAGCTTTGTTCTTCATTACGTTCGGCGAGGTAAGCATTGCGCGCGCAGAGCCCTAACCCTTCCATCGAGAGGACTTGTCCCGGCAAGCCGGGCCAAGCCTCTCATTTCAAACGTTAGGCATCACAGGCCAGATGAACCCGCCGAGAAATGGTCATCGTTTCAAAACAGGAACAGAGTCGCTGTTATTTGACACGGCCGCGATGCCCCAGATGTCTGGGCCTCTTCTATGCTCACCAGGTTCTCAGCTGGGCGAGTCCTGAAGATGCTCCGGTTGTTCGCTAAGGCTGTACTCGAACGCACACATGAACGTCAGCTGTGAGTTGCGGCAAAAACAAAAGTAGCGCTTCAAATGCTTGGCAACATCAGACGCAACCTCAAAGCTATCGGCATCGCAGGACTTCTTCTCGTCAGCCTGCCACTTTTGGTACTCACCCTCGCAGGTCGGCAGCAGTCGCCAGAGCAAGAGTGTGAGCAGCACTGCGCTGCGGCCGGAAAGAGCGGCAAGATGGTGCTCTCAGAGAAGCCGCCGTCTGGCAAGCCGCGTCTGCGTTCAGAATGCAAATGCATTTCCGGGTAAAGGCCGCAACAGTGATGCCTAACCCTTCCATCGAGAGGACCCGCCCCGGCAAGCCGGGCCGGGCCTCTCATGTCAAACGTTAGGCCTCACGAAAGCCCGCGAGACGCTCGTCACTTTGGAAACTTTATGCTTTCACTCCGTATTGATCAGTTCGAGTTTGACGATCCGGGCAGCGAGGAAGCGCTCGAAATCGACATTTCTCGCAAGTCAAAGTTTCCCCATCCAGACGTTTCCTCCTTTGTTGGAGCAACAGTTGGAGTTAAGGCTGCGTCAGAACTGCCTGAACCGAAGCCCTTCTACCTCGTGCAAGCCCGCAGCCAAGTCAGCGAGTATGTAAAGCGTTTCGCCAACATTGAGCTCCCTTTGCACTCAGACTGGCCAACGTATGCACTTGAAAACGAATCTTGGGATGAAACGCACTTGGTGATCTGTGGCGTTGAGGTCTTCATTCGCTACCAATGGTCAACAAGCGCATGAGTTTTAGTAAAGGCCCGTCAGTTCGCGCGAGGCCTAACCCTTCCATCGAGAGGACGTCACAAGGGCTACGCCCTTGCGCCGCCTCTCATGTCAAACGTTAGGCCGCACGAAAGCCAAAATCCGCGAAATCAGGAGTACAGCGTGTCATCCGAGAAACAGGTCAAGTTTGTCGTCACGATCAACTCGCCAGTCCCTACGGTTTGGCGACTCATGATCGGCCCGGAAAGCTACAAGCGATGGGCGGCTCCCTTTGCTGAAGGAACGTACTTTGAAGGCTCGTGGGAACAGGGAATGAAGATCAAGTTTCTCTCTCCTCCTTCTGGAGATGGGATGCTTTCAGAGATAGCTGAGCGCCGTAACAATGAGTTCATTTCCATTCGCCACCTAGGCACGATTTCCAATGGAGTCGAAGACACGACAAGCGAGTCCGTTCTTGCCTGGGCCCCGGCCTACGAGAACTACACATTCACCAGTGTTCCAGAAGGCACAAAGCTGGTAGTTGACTTGGACATACCTGGCGAATGGGTCGAGTACATGAATGAGACTTGGCCAAAGGCGCTGATGGCGCTCAAGCAGTTGAGCGAGTCCGAACGTGCGGCCTAACCCTTCCATCGAGAGGACGCCACCCGGCAAGCCGGGTGCCGCCTCTCATGTCAAACGTTAGGCGGCACAACACCGGAGCGAAGACGCCCCACTGTCGAAGCGAGAGATTGATGACACTTTCTGAGCTCCTTTCAGACTTCAGCGGCTCCATTGGTGCAGCTATGACTAGCGCGCCGGATAGCTACCCGAGTTGGAGCAGCTGGACCTATGAGACACACATGGAAGACATCAGGAGTCTGTGGGAACAGATCGCACCGCGAATCACGCGCGACCGTCCGAAAGTCGCGGAGATTCAGGAGCTACTAGATGTCATGTTTACTTCCTTCTCGTCCGGAGAGAAGGAAGCCGGTAGACAGGCAGCAATTGCCATCTACAACATGAAGCTGGAACAACTGCGATGAAAGCTCAGCAAGCGTTGCTGTTAGGGGCTCTATCCCGTTGCACTCGTGGTCAAGTTGCCAAAGTGCCGCCTAACCCTTCCATCGAGAGGACCCGCCCCGGCAAGCCGGTTCGGGCCTCTCATGTCAAACGTTAGGCGCCATAGGAGCGATCGTTGGGAATCGAATGCAAGCTAGTCGTTCCGCCTGAGTCGCGAGAGTGGGTGGCCGCAGTGCTGGCGAGAGAGCTTCCAGCACATATTCAGCGGCTCGAGCAAGCATCAGGCGCTGCCTTTCCAAATGTCCATGTCTCCCCAACAGACGACGGGCTCTACATCTGCGACACGCTCTCAAACCGAGGCATCGCCGCGATGGCTCTACGCAGCGCTGTCGATTTGCTTCTTCTCCATCCCCCTTTGTCACGGTGGTTGAAGCCTAGGAATAAGCATGAGCAGTCCAACTCGAATCGCAAGCGCGGGCAACGTCATGGCTAGTGCCCTGGCTGTTCTCAAGCAGGCAGGCTATGAAGTCACTCTAGTCGCCGGTGGCTCGTACTTTCAGGCGGTCAAGGGAGAAAGCTGTTGCCTAACGGCGGAAGATCCTTTGCTTCTGCTGGGTCTGGCAAAACTATTCGAGGTAAGAGGCGGAGAGTGGGAGCCCTCAGATGCCGAAATAGATCAATTTCTCGCTCTAGAGGCCGGCGAAGATGGCGCCTAACCCTTCCATCGAGAGGATCCGCCCCGGCAAGCCGGGTCGGGCCTCTCATGTCAAACGTTAGGCGTCAAGATCACCATGCGTCCTGAAATCGCTGAACCTGTTCGCGATCAATTCAAACTGAAGAAGCTCCTTCCTATTGCGGAAGAGATCTACCGGTTGCATGAGGCTGGAGTCAGCTACGCGGAGGAACTTAAGCAGGTTTCCCGCATAGCGGGCCGCATCGTTGACGTCCCGATGGTCAAGTACGCATTTGGCACTGGCGATCCGGAATACTTCGCTCGAAGACTTCTGATTGAATGGCACAGTTTCCCGAGCGACCTCAGCAGAGATGAGATGTTGGAGTTGATGCACGCTCTATGTGGAGTCAAAGGAACACAGGACCGCTGCGAGTACTGGCTGAAATGCTTAGAAGCCAGTACAGGCGAACCTGAACTCACCAACTTGATTTATTGGCCGGATCAGTACCAAGGCGGAAAGTATGCCGACCGTGACTTGTCGCCCGAAGAAATCCTTGAAGTCGCATTGCTGCACGGTAGTCGCCGCGACACCTAACCCTTCCATCGAGAGGACGTCGCCCGGCAAGCCGGGCGCCGCCTCTCATGTCAAACGTTAGAGCGCATCCATGTGCCACAGAGCCCGACTTCTTCTAGTCTCGATCTTCTTGGTTCTTTTCTCGAACTCCGCCATGAGCTACGACTTGCACATCGTTCGGCTCTCAGACAAGTCGGAACGGACCGAGTCTCCAATCTCAGAAGCTCAGTGGAAAGAAGCAATCCGCGCCGACGGAGAACTTCAATCAGACAGCGTTGCAAGCGCAACCAGCCCAAACTCCGGAGCTGTCATTCAGGTAAGAAGCCCACTGATGGCTTCATGGCTTGATCCGCAAACGAAACTCAAGCACTACTTTCGCTATTCCCGCGGAAGGATCAGCGTCAAAAACCCACCCGAAAGTGTCATCGTCAAAATGAGGTTACTCGCCGCAAAGCTCGGCGCGAAAGTTCAGGGTGACGAAGGCGAGTTCTACTGATTTGTAGGTCTCACAGGCAGCCACGCCCATCATTGGCACCAAGCACAAGCACCACGCCGCAAATGCGCTCTAACCCTTCCATCGAGAGGACGTCACAAGGGCTACGCCCTTGCGCCGCCTCTCATGTCAAACGTTAGACCTCATGACTGAAGCGCTCCCCTCATTCACATACCACCCAGACCCGCTTCGTACCGGGGCCGTGGCGCAGAGCGAAGTCGTCTGTGTTTGCTGTAGCAAAGCACGTGGCTTCATCTACGTCGCGCCGGTGTACGCGAAAGACGATTTGAATGAACGCCTATGCCCTTGGTGCATCGCAGATGGATCAGCCGCGACAAAGTTTGACGCGTCGTTCTCGGACGACTGGCGCTTACATAAAGCGGGTGTTCCCTTTGAGGTCATCAATGAAGTAGCGATGCGCACACCAGGCTACTTTTCATGGCAATCAGAGTCTTGGCTGTCTCACTGCGCTGACGCGTGCGAGTTTCACGGAGATGCATCAGAAGGCGAAGTCGCTAACGCGTCTGATCTAACAAAGATTGAGTGGCAGCGAGAGTACGACCTCAACGAGGATGATTGGAAGCACGCTACGGCAGGTTACGTCCCACGCGGTCACCAAGCGTTCTACAAGTTTGTGTGTCGACATTGTTCGCTAGTCCTTCTTGGCTGGGACTGCTCGTGACATGAGGTCTAACCCTTCCATCGAGAGGACATTCCCCGGCAAGCCGGGTCATGCCTCTCATGTCAAACGTTAGGCGCTTGATCTCATGCATCCGACACTGAGAGACACACTGAATGAGGTGGCCGGGGTCCTCGCCTTAGACGCCAAGCGGTTTCGGCTTCTCAGACCTCATGAGTACGAGCCAATTCTTGAAGCAATAACCGAGCAGTTTCTGAATGTCGGAACAAAGGGCCTCAACTACTACAGATGGTGGGAAAACTTCAAGGGAAGCACCGCGTCTTTCCACGCAGCCGACGCATACAAACTTCTGCCCAAGCTACTTCCCCACAATCAAGCACTCTGGTTCATAGTCGAAGACAGCAGCAAGAAGGCTGCGCCCTTCTGGGTCTATGAAGCCGACGCGGAGGCAATCAATCAGGTATTGGCAGAGTCGCATCAGTTTGAGTACTACATCGTTTCAAAGAAGCAAGACTGGCTCCTCTGCGAAACCCATCATGAGGTTCTTGTCGCTGTTGGGGAGCCAATGATCAGGGCGCTGAGCAATGCGAAAACTGAACGGTCGGGCTGATGGGTGACAGATAGTCCGGGGTGATGGGTTACACGCGGCGCTTCATTTTGCCGAAGGCATCTTCGATCCTCATGAAGCGTTCATTGAGTCTTCCAAGCCTGTAGTTGGCGAAGTAGACATCCCACTGACCGTCGTCGACTTCTTCAAG
This genomic window contains:
- a CDS encoding DUF6882 domain-containing protein produces the protein MKSKATTPEHANPAQYLEAAREGLALQTAAHSSTWHFGEEKTWAADLDTGVIVFSFADGTTAKAQLQVVGTYNTVDGTFLWAWDHPSVPEALRRHAALAKQWGEKHDLPAFISRKIECTEDDAWSYAAVTNRLANANGVYRGPAGTALFFITFGEVSIARAEP
- a CDS encoding SRPBCC domain-containing protein, yielding MSSEKQVKFVVTINSPVPTVWRLMIGPESYKRWAAPFAEGTYFEGSWEQGMKIKFLSPPSGDGMLSEIAERRNNEFISIRHLGTISNGVEDTTSESVLAWAPAYENYTFTSVPEGTKLVVDLDIPGEWVEYMNETWPKALMALKQLSESERAA
- a CDS encoding CbrC family protein, yielding MTEALPSFTYHPDPLRTGAVAQSEVVCVCCSKARGFIYVAPVYAKDDLNERLCPWCIADGSAATKFDASFSDDWRLHKAGVPFEVINEVAMRTPGYFSWQSESWLSHCADACEFHGDASEGEVANASDLTKIEWQREYDLNEDDWKHATAGYVPRGHQAFYKFVCRHCSLVLLGWDCS
- a CDS encoding DUF6756 family protein → MHPTLRDTLNEVAGVLALDAKRFRLLRPHEYEPILEAITEQFLNVGTKGLNYYRWWENFKGSTASFHAADAYKLLPKLLPHNQALWFIVEDSSKKAAPFWVYEADAEAINQVLAESHQFEYYIVSKKQDWLLCETHHEVLVAVGEPMIRALSNAKTERSG